Proteins encoded together in one Anoxybacillus flavithermus window:
- a CDS encoding ABC transporter permease, translating into MSFQSFKSQWRAHPFTTAFAVLGLVISLLMISIGISSINYSHLLQRQLEQYAPPHATKLMVTFSHEPTWNDLFRLFDNIDQETGIILEGVALLHDGMPIMVTPEHVRESVEPRLPIKEGRYFTEKEIRTGEKVALIGSEWEKDTTIIGNERYIVLSGERYKCIGIIGLTGENSRLLDSQVLIPMTSLPPSVISKLLSQQQITLTLYNAKKDTYKDEKSIRMQAEKLFPQASIDSFPYEAQLSFRIDIGDRLMLIVLIYLLSLVNVVNLSFYWVQERIYEIGIRKAFGYTNRDIVFMIFSEMVVLCSIAVVFGYGVQWLFQHIFEKWVGFPLRISLLHFSAAIGFVFCSSLIAIIVPAFRVFRVQPIHVIHKK; encoded by the coding sequence ATGTCCTTTCAATCTTTTAAGAGTCAATGGCGTGCTCATCCATTTACAACTGCCTTTGCCGTTTTAGGTTTAGTTATATCACTACTGATGATTTCAATCGGTATTTCTAGCATAAATTATTCTCATTTACTTCAAAGACAGCTTGAACAGTATGCTCCGCCACATGCAACAAAGCTAATGGTGACATTTTCACATGAACCAACATGGAATGATCTTTTTCGATTGTTTGACAATATAGATCAGGAAACAGGGATTATATTAGAAGGTGTGGCTCTTTTGCATGATGGCATGCCTATCATGGTGACCCCGGAACATGTAAGGGAGTCTGTTGAGCCCCGTCTACCTATAAAGGAAGGACGTTATTTTACTGAGAAAGAAATAAGAACGGGAGAGAAAGTAGCTCTTATAGGATCCGAATGGGAAAAAGATACAACGATCATTGGGAATGAGCGCTATATTGTCTTATCGGGTGAGCGATACAAGTGTATTGGGATAATTGGGCTAACGGGAGAAAATTCAAGATTATTGGATTCACAAGTTCTTATTCCAATGACGTCATTACCCCCGAGTGTTATTAGTAAATTATTAAGTCAGCAGCAAATTACATTGACACTCTATAATGCTAAAAAAGATACGTACAAGGATGAAAAATCTATTCGTATGCAAGCAGAGAAGTTATTTCCACAAGCAAGCATTGATTCTTTTCCATACGAAGCACAGTTATCGTTCCGAATTGATATTGGTGATCGCCTAATGCTTATCGTTCTTATTTACTTACTTTCTTTAGTTAATGTTGTGAATTTATCGTTTTATTGGGTACAAGAGAGAATATATGAAATTGGAATAAGGAAAGCGTTCGGATATACGAATCGCGACATCGTTTTTATGATTTTTAGTGAAATGGTTGTATTATGTAGTATTGCAGTCGTTTTTGGGTATGGTGTGCAATGGCTATTTCAGCATATATTTGAAAAATGGGTAGGATTCCCATTACGCATTTCTTTGTTGCACTTTTCAGCAGCAATTGGATTTGTTTTTTGCTCATCACTAATTGCAATTATCGTTCCAGCTTTTCGTGTTTTTCGTGTGCAACCTATTCATGTCATACATAAAAAGTAG
- a CDS encoding class 1 isoprenoid biosynthesis enzyme, with protein MQSFMLHYLDEYSLIQKEICERIQFLLHSPGKLFHEHTRFCWGEFYTYIAKFHNHVQTEMVIPYAVAIEFLILATDLFDDIADEEKNNNVREHASMGEMITIANTLFVEAIHLIALHTPRNLKREICRMMKELKEACNGQWSDLHFTIDTSVPTEEQYFKLISQKSSSLTRLVCQLGAGSLAYKWYDIATYIGISGQLRNDAKDILCQQPND; from the coding sequence ATGCAGTCATTTATGCTGCACTATTTAGACGAATACTCTCTCATTCAAAAAGAAATATGTGAACGTATTCAATTTTTACTCCATTCCCCTGGAAAATTATTTCATGAACATACACGTTTTTGCTGGGGGGAGTTCTATACTTATATCGCGAAATTTCACAACCATGTACAAACTGAAATGGTTATTCCATATGCTGTTGCCATTGAATTTTTAATTTTAGCAACAGATCTATTTGATGATATTGCAGACGAAGAAAAAAACAATAATGTGAGAGAACACGCATCTATGGGTGAAATGATTACGATAGCTAATACATTATTTGTCGAGGCCATACATTTAATTGCTTTGCATACACCTCGAAACTTAAAAAGAGAAATATGTCGCATGATGAAAGAACTGAAGGAAGCATGTAATGGACAATGGAGCGATTTGCACTTTACTATTGACACATCCGTTCCAACAGAAGAACAATATTTTAAACTAATCTCGCAAAAATCATCATCATTAACAAGACTTGTTTGTCAACTAGGAGCTGGTTCTTTGGCGTACAAGTGGTACGATATTGCAACATATATTGGAATAAGTGGTCAACTGCGTAATGAT